From Solanum lycopersicum chromosome 8, SLM_r2.1, the proteins below share one genomic window:
- the LOC101256507 gene encoding uncharacterized protein — MADAFEEDGENTVSIGEFLQDLEEQELEAGLVLGGDEGKECTYSKGYMKRQAIFSCLTCTPDGIAGVCTACSLSCHDGHEILELWTKRNFRCDCGNSKFGEFFCKLDASKDVENTKNSYNHNFKGSYCTCGRPYPDPDVEDQLENLQCCICEDWFHEEHLGLESSDMVPRDDKGEPQFEDLICQGCATVCSFLKLYPDSIFAPVQQQTTTNSSKDKEVVEDAPLTVGSSKELINGSSAIETPVTDNSPKQDCNGKTVLGENAATNTFLNQCNTDAGPSTKCVVGLNLLEAPNSLEKSKSMFLSKDWREVLCRCPNCIEFYKQKGLAFLLDKEDTIAEYEKLAKQKIAEHEQEQSAELLNNLGHVEKMEVLTGIADLKDEIGTYLASFDPSKPVTSADVHKIFENLAQKRRRMS; from the exons ATGGCTGATGCATTCGAAGAGGATGGTGAGAATACTGTTTCAATTGGAGAGTTTCTCCAAGATCTCGAAGAGCAGGAGCTG gAAGCAGGTCTGGTCTTAGGTGGTGATGAAGGCAAGGAGTGCACCTATAGTAAAGGTTATATGAAGAGACAGgctattttttcttgtttgacATGCACACCGGATGGGATTGCTGGAGTATGCACAGCTTGTAGCCTTTCTTGCCATGATGGTCATGAG ATTTTGGAACTTTGGACGAAGAGAAACTTTAGGTGTGACTGTGGAAATTCAAAGTTTGGGGAGTTCTTCTGCAAGCTTGATGCTAGCAAAGATGTTGAAAATACGAAGAATTCATATAATCACAATTTCAAAGGTTCATACTGCACATGTGGCCGGCCATATCCTGATCCTGATGTTGAAGACCAATTGGAGAATCTCCAATGCTGCATCTGTGAGGACTGGTTTCATGAGGAGCATCTTGGTCTTGAGTCCTCTGATATG GTTCCAAGGGATGACAAAGGGGAGCCTCAATTTGAGGATTTAATCTGCCAGGGGTGTGCAACTGTTTGTTCTTTTTTAAAGCTATATCCTGATTCTATCTTTGCACCAGTCCAGCAGCAGACTACTACAAATTCCTCAAAGGACAAGGAGGTGGTTGAAGATGCACCCTTGACTGTGGGATCTTCTAAGGAGCTTATCAATGGAAGTTCTGCAATTGAGACTCCTGTAACCGATAATAGTCCTAAACAAGACTGCAATGGAAAGACTGTTCTTGGAGAAAATGCTGCAACAAACACATTCCTTAATCAGTGTAATACAGATGCTGGTCCTAGTACCAAATGTGTTGTTGGACTAAATTTGTTAGAAGCTCCAAATAGCCTTGAGAAAAGCAAGTCAATGTTCCTTTCCAAAGACTGGAGAGAAGTCCTTTGTAGGTGTCCAAATTGCATAGAATTCTACAAACAGAAAGGCCTCGCCTTCTTACTTGATAAAGAAGATACCATTGccgaatatgagaaactggcaAAGCAGAAGATAGCTGAACATGAGCAAGAACAGAGCGCTGAGTTGCTTAATAATCTGGGCCATGTCGAGAAAATGGAGGTTTTGACTGGTATCGCTGACCTTAAAGACGAGATTGGTACCTACCTG GCCTCCTTCGATCCATCAAAGCCAGTTACATCTGCTGATGTTCATAAGATTTTTGAGAATCTTGCCCAGAAGCGTAGGCGTATGTCTTGA
- the LOC101254624 gene encoding putative F-box protein At3g25750 — MSDWSDLQQDLLVLIVRRINLIEDFLNFGIVCKSWRCVVTKENFNSNLCRVPWLMLAEEEDDKTCRKFFSLYNGMILKKRIPKASGKRCMESMGWLITVGKDEGEISLLHPFSGVQIQLPHQITTDHYEFNQTPVPWTFVQKAILSANPSHTSDYVIMIIEGHYQFLSFWKPGDLLWTRIRKPVLFPRTSDVVYFNSHFYAVSYSGCVKVCDVIDSETTKSLTVAQLPSCFDGKYYILESLGSLFVVSQNGVDIRYVKDDCEDEEEEEEEKMYMYKTRNFLVFQIDLDACKTMPTRDLGDQAFFLGANASLSVQASRYPGIKPNHIYFTDNCLGAYLHFEEGGGFDMGVFNLADGSIQPHYDGVSLSRVCPPIWVTPNPC, encoded by the coding sequence ATGTCTGATTGGTCGGACCTTCAACAAGATCTACTGGTTCTAATAGTTAGACGTATAAATTTGATTGAAGACTTCCTAAATTTTGGCATTGTATGCAAATCCTGGCGTTGTGTGGTCACCAAGGAGAATTTTAACAGTAACTTATGTAGGGTTCCATGGCTAATGTTAGCTGAGGAAGAGGATGATAAAACATGTAGGAAATTCTTTAGTCTCTATAATGGCATGATTTTGAAGAAGAGGATTCCAAAAGCGAGTGGAAAACGATGTATGGAGTCTATGGGATGGCTTATCACAGTCGGAAAAGATGAGGGTGAAATTAGTCTGTTACATCCCTTCTCGGGTGTTCAAATTCAATTGCCGCATCAAATTACCACAGACCATTATGAATTTAACCAAACTCCTGTTCCATGGACCTTTGTCCAGAAAGCAATTCTGTCAGCCAATCCTTCTCATACATCTGACTATGTTATCATGATCATTGAGGGACACTACCAGTTCCTCAGTTTTTGGAAACCAGGAGATTTGTTATGGACCAGGATTAGGAAACCGGTCCTTTTCCCACGTACTAGTGATGTGGTATATTTCAACAGCCACTTTTATGCAGTCAGTTACAGTGGCTGCGTAAAAGTTTGTGATGTCATTGACTCTGAAACCACTAAAAGTCTTACCGTAGCACAGCTACCATCATGCTTTGATGGTAAGTATTACATCCTAGAATCACTAGGATCGTTATTTGTAGTTTCACAAAATGGTGTTGATATAAGGTACGTCAAAGATGATTGCGAAgatgaggaggaggaggaggaggagaagatgTACATGTACAAGACAAGAAATTTTCTAGTTTTCCAGATCGATTTAGATGCTTGCAAAACTATGCCAACCAGGGATTTAGGGGACCAAGCTTTTTTTCTGGGTGCTAATGCTTCTCTTTCAGTTCAAGCTTCTCGATATCCAGGAATCAAGcccaatcatatttattttacagACAACTGTTTGGGTGCCTATCTCCACTTTGAAGAAGGAGGCGGCTTTGATATGGGGGTGTTCAACTTAGCAGATGGCAGTATCCAGCCGCATTATGATGGTGTTTCCCTCAGTCGTGTTTGTCCTCCAATTTGGGTCACCCCAAATCCATGTTGA
- the LOC101256206 gene encoding glycerol-3-phosphate acyltransferase 9, whose protein sequence is MSNLKSSSSELDFDRPNLEDYLPTGSIQEPHGKLRLRDLLDISPTLTEAAGAIIDDSFTRCFKSNPPEPWNWNIYLFPLWCLGVVVRYGVLFPIRVIVLTIGWIIFLSCYIPVHLLLKGHDKFRKKLERCLVELICSFFVASWTGVVKYHGPRPSIRPKQVFVANHTSMIDFIVLEQMTAFAVIMQKHPGWVGLLQSTILEGVGCIWFNRSEAKDREIVAKKLRQHVEGADNNPLLIFPEGTCVNNHYTVMFKKGAFELGCTVCPVAIKYNKIFVDAFWNSKKQSFTTHLLQLMTSWAVVCDVWYLEPQNIRPGETPIEFAERVRDIISVRAGLKKVPWDGYLKYSRPSPKHRERKQQSFAESVLRRLEEK, encoded by the exons ATGAGTAATCTTAAATCTTCAAGCTCTGAATTGGACTTCGATCGACCCAATCTTGAAGATTATCTTCCTACTGGATCCATACAAGAACCCCATGGAAAGCTTCGATT GCGTGATTTGCTTGATATATCTCCCACTTTGACTGAGGCTGCTGGTGCAATTATTGAC GATTCTTTCACCCGATGCTTCAAGTCAAATCCACCAGAACCTTGGAACTGGAACATCTATTTGTTTCCTTTATGGTGCTTGGGAGTTGTTGTTAGATATGGAGTTCTTTTTCCTATAAG AGTCATTGTCTTGACAATAGGATGGATAATATTTCTGTCTTGCTATATCCCCGTGCATTTACTTCTGAAAGGGCACGATAAATTCAGGAAAAAGCTAGAG AGGTGCCTGGTGGAGCTGATATGCAGTTTCTTTGTTGCATCTTGGACTGGGGTTGTCAAATACCATGGCCCACGACCTAGCATACGACCTAAACAG GTTTTTGTGGCAAATCACACATCGATGATTGACTTTATTGTCTTAGAGCAGATGACTGCATTTGCTGTGATCATGCAGAAGCATCCTGGGTGGGTCG GATTACTGCAGAGCACCATTTTAGAAGGTGTTGGCTGTATCTGGTTCAACCGCTCAGAAGCCAAGGATCGTGAAATTGTAGCAAAGAA gTTGAGGCAACATGTCGAAGGGGCCGATAACAACCCTCTTCTTATATTCCCTGAGGGAACTTGTGTAAATAACCACTACACCGTCATGTTCAAAAAG GGAGCATTTGAACTCGGCTGCACTGTTTGTCCTGTTGCAATCAAGTACAACAAAATTTTTGTTGATGCCTTTTGGAATAGTAAAAA ACAATCCTTCACAACACACCTCTTGCAGCTCATGACATCTTGGGCTGTTGTCTGTGATGTTTGGTACCTGGAACCTCAGAACATAAGACCCGGGGAGACTCCAATCGAGTTTGCAGAGAG GGTGAGAGACATCATTTCTGTTAGAGCAGGTCTTAAAAAGGTTCCTTGGGATGGATATTTGAAATACTCTCGTCCTAGCCCAAAGCATCGAGAGAGGAA GCAGCAGAGTTTTGCAGAATCAGTGTTGCGTCGCCTGGAAGAGAAGTAG